The genomic interval ATTTTATGAACATATGCGCTTATACGGCTTGTGATTGTTCCCCTTGCAAAAAAGCGGCTTTATTCGGCAAAAAATGCTGCGAGCGAATAAACCGGATGGTCTTCGTTTTCGCCCTCATGACGATCGAATGCGTCTCCGCCTTGTCGCCGGATAAAAAACGCACCCCCTGCAAAAAGTCCCCCGGCGTCACCCCGGTTGCCGCAAAAATAACGTCCCCGGAGCCAACCATATCGTCCATGAACAACGTTTTGCCCGGATCGGCAATGCCCATCTCCACACAACGTGCGACATCAGCCGCGGTAGCCGGCAGCAAACGGCCTTGAATTTCGCCGCCCAGGCATTTTAACGCCGCCGCGGCCAAAACCCCTTCCGGCGCGCCGCCGGAGCCGACATACAGATCAACGCCCGCTTCGGAAAACGCCGTGGCAATCGCCCCGGCTACGTCGCCGTCGCTCAACAGCTTGATGCGCGCCCCGGATTTCCGCAATCTGGCGACCAACTCGGCGTGGCGCTCCCGGTCAAGCACCGAGACGGTCAAGTCGGTTATTTTTTTATGCAGATGTTGTGCCGCGATTGCAAGCGTCCGTTCAATCGGATCATCCAACGAAACTTTTCCGGCAAGCTCCGCACCGACCGCCAACTTCTCCATATAAATATCCGGCGCATGCAAAAGATTTCCCTTATCGGCGATCGCGATCACCGACAAAGCGTTGTTTAAGCCTTTGGCCACAATTTCGGTGCCCTCCAAAGGATCGACGGCAACATCGACTTCCGGCCCGTCCGCATTTCCGACTTTCTCTCCGATATACAGCATCGGCGCTTCATCCATTTCTCCTTCGCCGATTACGACCGTTCCGTTAATCGAAACGGAATCGAACATTTTCCGCATTGCCGTCGT from Bacilli bacterium carries:
- the glpX gene encoding class II fructose-bisphosphatase; protein product: MERELALEIVRVTEMAALASAPWMGRGNKMGADDAATTAMRKMFDSVSINGTVVIGEGEMDEAPMLYIGEKVGNADGPEVDVAVDPLEGTEIVAKGLNNALSVIAIADKGNLLHAPDIYMEKLAVGAELAGKVSLDDPIERTLAIAAQHLHKKITDLTVSVLDRERHAELVARLRKSGARIKLLSDGDVAGAIATAFSEAGVDLYVGSGGAPEGVLAAAALKCLGGEIQGRLLPATAADVARCVEMGIADPGKTLFMDDMVGSGDVIFAATGVTPGDFLQGVRFLSGDKAETHSIVMRAKTKTIRFIRSQHFLPNKAAFLQGEQSQAV